Sequence from the Ereboglobus luteus genome:
ATCATTGGCGAATTCGGCCAGTCTTACTGGCTCGACAAACGCCACGGCTTCTCGCCCAACGTCACTGCGTCGCACACTTTCTCGCCGGAGTTTTTCGAGAGCGCCGGCATTCCACTCCAGCGCATCCATACCTTCGGCGTCGCCAAGGCCTACGACACCAAGGTCGGCACTCACACCTTCATAACGCAAATGGACGACGCGCACCCGCTCGCCGCCAAACTCAAGCAAATCGAATTTGGCACCAGCACCGGACGCCAGCGCATGGTTGGTTGGTTTGACGCCGTTGAAAAAGGCGACGCGCTCCGCTACGGCGGCTATCAAGATCTCATGATCAACAAGGCCGACGCGCTCACCCATGACGGTGATTGGCTCGGTGATCTCCTTATTTGCACCGCCTACGAGGACGCGTCCGGCAAACGCTATCATCACGTCCCCCGCAACGAGGCCATCCGCCGCGCCCTTCGTCCCGTCTACACAAAACACGCGGGGTGGACCGAGGACATTTCGAAAATCCGAAGCTTCGCCGATCTTCCAGAAAACGCCCGTCACTACGTCGCAGCAATGTATCGAACCACGATCGAGGTCGCGTTCCACGGCGATTACGGCAACGACCTTTCGCGCATTCCCGCCTCCGCGCTGCCCAACTTCCGCTACCTCGGTGTCGGCCCGGAACCCTCGCAACTCATCAAGGATATCCCCACTGCGACGGAGCTGCTCAAACTTACCTGAGTTTACTCACGCGCTTCCGCCCTCGCATGCCCGCACCGTGTTCGCCGCGCACAACAGCACAAAAGTAAAAAAGCGCAGAGACACTGTTTCGCGTTTTTTTCTTATCGGCGGCAACACACACGGCGCGGGCATAGCCTTCCTTCTCACGCTATTTCTGCTTCTGGCCAGCGGTTGCTCGAGTGTTCGGAAAAATTACGCCAAGGTCGCCTCAGAGGCGCTGCCCCCGCCTCCGCACACGATCAACACAAGGCACATCGCCGAGCAACTCGCCATGCAGCCCGAGGGACATTCCGGCTTCCGGCTCCTCGCACTCGGCACCGAGGCGCTCACCGCCCGCATCGCACTCGCTGACCAGGCCGCCAGTTCGCTCGATGTCCAATATTACATGATTCACGACGACTCCACCGGTCGCCTCGTCATCAAGCACATCCTGGCCGCCGCCGACCGTGGCGTGCGCGTGCGCGTGCTTATCGACGACATTCATGTGATCGGCAACGACCGCAATATCCTTGCCATCGACACGCATCCCAATGTCGAGGTCCGCATCTTCAACCCCTTCAAAATTCGAAAAAGCCTCGCGCTCGGCCTTGCCACCCAGTTCCTCTTCGATGGGCGCCGTCTCAACCGGCGCATGCACAACAAATCCTTCATCGCCGACAACCAGGTCGCGATCATCGGAGGGCGCAACATCGGCGACGAATATTTCGACGCCCGGCAAGACATGAACTTCCGCGACCTCGATGTTCTCGCCGTCGGCCCCATCGTCGCCCAGATCAGCCAAAGTTTCGACGATTTCTGGAACAGCGACGCCGCCTACCCGCTCGTAGCATTTTACGATCAAGACAAAGCCTCCAAAAAACTAATCGCCCTTCGCGCCACCCTTGAAAAGAACGCGCGCGATTACCCCTCGACTGAAAATATCCGCGTCCTATTCTCCCCGACCTTCGCCATTGACGACGACCCCGACGACCTCTTCGAAGACGATCTGACCGAATCCCATGCAGAAACACCCCACCCTCGGCGCTTCAACTGGTGCTGGGCGCCCGCGCAACTCATCGCCGACGATCCCGGCAAGGCAAACCCCTACGACGCCCCAAAAAAAGGCCCGCACATCGGCGAAAAACTCGCCGAAATCATCACCACCGCCAATGAGGAACTCCTTCTCATCTCCCCTACCTTGTCCCCCGTCCCCAAGGGGTGGAAATGTTCGGCAATCTCGTCAAACGCGGCGTCGACGTAAAACTTCTCACCAACTCGCTCGCCTCCACCGATGTCGCCATCGTGCATGCCGGCTACGCCCGTTACCGCGCCCCGCTCATTGATGCCGGCGTCCAGCTTTACGAGCTTCGGGTCATTCCGTCCTCAACTAAAAAACGATTCTTCCGGGGCAAACGCACCGGCATCAGCCTCCACGCAAAAGCCTTTGTCATCGACCGACGCATTACCTTCATCGGCTCCATGAACATCGACCCCCGCTCCGAACTCCTCAACACCGAGATGGGCGTGCTGGTCGAAAGCCCCGAACTCTCCCGCGAACTCGCCGCATTCTTCAACGAGGCCATTGAGCCCGATAGCAGCTACCAAGTCCGCATCACCAAGCCCGACACCGAAGGCAACCGCAAACTCTACTGGACCGGCACCCCCGACGGCAAACCCGCCACCTACAACACCGACCCCAACGCCAGCGTCTGGCGCCGCGTGAAAACC
This genomic interval carries:
- a CDS encoding phospholipase D-like domain-containing protein, which translates into the protein MFAAHNSTKVKKRRDTVSRFFLIGGNTHGAGIAFLLTLFLLLASGCSSVRKNYAKVASEALPPPPHTINTRHIAEQLAMQPEGHSGFRLLALGTEALTARIALADQAASSLDVQYYMIHDDSTGRLVIKHILAAADRGVRVRVLIDDIHVIGNDRNILAIDTHPNVEVRIFNPFKIRKSLALGLATQFLFDGRRLNRRMHNKSFIADNQVAIIGGRNIGDEYFDARQDMNFRDLDVLAVGPIVAQISQSFDDFWNSDAAYPLVAFYDQDKASKKLIALRATLEKNARDYPSTENIRVLFSPTFAIDDDPDDLFEDDLTESHAETPHPRRFNWCWAPAQLIADDPGKANPYDAPKKGPHIGEKLAEIITTANEELLLISPTLSPVPKGWKCSAISSNAAST
- a CDS encoding phospholipase D-like domain-containing protein, with product MFGNLVKRGVDVKLLTNSLASTDVAIVHAGYARYRAPLIDAGVQLYELRVIPSSTKKRFFRGKRTGISLHAKAFVIDRRITFIGSMNIDPRSELLNTEMGVLVESPELSRELAAFFNEAIEPDSSYQVRITKPDTEGNRKLYWTGTPDGKPATYNTDPNASVWRRVKTTLLRIFPIEGLL